The following coding sequences are from one Epilithonimonas vandammei window:
- the secE gene encoding preprotein translocase subunit SecE, whose protein sequence is MSSLISFLKGSYTEFKDKVEWPKWPDLQSSTIVVAIATVLLALFTFGVDSLFSVTIKNFIATFINLFN, encoded by the coding sequence ATGAGCTCATTAATTAGTTTTTTAAAAGGTTCTTATACAGAATTTAAAGATAAGGTAGAATGGCCTAAATGGCCAGATCTGCAGTCTTCTACAATTGTTGTAGCTATTGCGACTGTACTTCTTGCTTTATTTACATTTGGAGTAGATTCTTTATTTAGTGTAACTATCAAGAATTTTATTGCGACGTTTATTAATCTATTCAACTAA
- the nusG gene encoding transcription termination/antitermination protein NusG, protein MSDMKWYVLKAISGQENKVKNYIENEIHRLGMDSYVTQVVIPMEKVIQIRNGKKVPKEKPYYPGYLMVEANLIGEVPHVIKNIPGVISFLSLTKGGDPVPMRKSEVNRMLGRMDELSEFATDVEIPFTVGENVKVVDGPFNGFNGTIEKILEDKKKIEVSVLIFGRKTPMELSFMQVEKVI, encoded by the coding sequence ATGAGCGATATGAAATGGTATGTGCTGAAAGCTATTAGCGGACAGGAAAATAAGGTTAAGAACTATATTGAGAACGAGATCCACAGATTAGGTATGGATTCTTACGTTACTCAAGTAGTTATTCCTATGGAAAAAGTAATCCAAATCAGAAACGGTAAAAAAGTTCCGAAAGAGAAACCATATTATCCTGGTTATCTTATGGTAGAAGCGAATCTGATTGGTGAAGTACCTCACGTGATTAAAAATATTCCGGGTGTGATTTCCTTCCTTAGTCTGACAAAAGGAGGTGATCCTGTTCCAATGAGAAAATCTGAAGTTAACAGAATGCTTGGAAGGATGGATGAGCTTTCCGAGTTTGCTACAGATGTAGAAATCCCTTTTACTGTTGGTGAAAATGTAAAAGTTGTGGACGGACCTTTCAACGGTTTCAATGGAACTATTGAAAAGATTCTTGAAGACAAAAAGAAAATCGAAGTTTCTGTTCTTATCTTCGGAAGAAAAACACCTATGGAACTAAGTTTTATGCAAGTAGAGAAAGTTATCTAA
- a CDS encoding transposase, translating into MKKIPNRKPNEFLHKSMGKYKRFTHFNIKIISCGIKEKKLKPEIEIFENGDTRKQLLARSRYLLYKTREKWTASQKQRAKILFSEYTDMEKAYNLADGLRKIYNQKIQKSVAMLKLAHWFKEVEESGFKAFSVLMKTIMHHYSDILNYFDQRSTNASAESFNAKIKNFRLQLRGVRDKSFFLFRLSKLFA; encoded by the coding sequence ATGAAAAAAATCCCAAATCGGAAACCAAACGAATTTCTTCACAAAAGCATGGGGAAATATAAAAGATTTACCCATTTCAACATCAAAATAATATCCTGCGGTATTAAAGAGAAGAAACTGAAACCTGAAATCGAAATCTTCGAAAACGGAGATACCCGAAAACAGCTTTTGGCAAGAAGCCGTTATTTACTCTATAAAACCAGAGAAAAATGGACGGCATCTCAAAAGCAGAGGGCTAAAATATTATTTTCAGAATATACGGATATGGAAAAAGCTTATAATTTAGCTGATGGACTCCGAAAAATTTACAATCAAAAGATTCAAAAATCTGTGGCAATGCTCAAACTTGCCCATTGGTTTAAAGAAGTGGAAGAGTCGGGATTCAAAGCTTTTTCAGTACTGATGAAAACGATTATGCATCATTACAGCGATATTCTGAATTACTTTGACCAAAGAAGTACAAATGCTTCAGCAGAATCGTTCAATGCAAAAATAAAAAACTTTAGATTGCAACTCAGAGGTGTGAGAGATAAGTCGTTTTTCCTCTTCAGATTATCAAAACTTTTTGCCTAG
- a CDS encoding Y-family DNA polymerase — protein sequence MLSNNDGCVFSRSNEAKALGIPMGAPLFKYRKLMDENNIHCFSAKFELYNFKSQQVLQEVESYVTDYEVYSIDEVFF from the coding sequence GTGCTTTCCAATAACGATGGTTGTGTATTTTCCAGAAGTAATGAAGCCAAAGCATTGGGAATTCCGATGGGTGCTCCACTTTTTAAATATAGAAAATTGATGGACGAAAATAATATCCACTGTTTTTCAGCAAAATTCGAACTCTATAATTTTAAGAGTCAGCAGGTTTTGCAGGAAGTAGAATCGTATGTCACAGATTATGAAGTATATAGCATTGATGAGGTTTTTTTTTAG
- a CDS encoding Y-family DNA polymerase — translation MKYIALMRFFFSLKGFEKYFDIQDYCHIIRKAVLEKHKIPTGIGIAPTKTLAKIANHIAKKYLDTFQGVYFLDTPQKIEKALKWLPIIKTMDFLNRKYGKDKIRLGSQTGNPTYERKIISPGYEKFLKNNTLPKSNFRFH, via the coding sequence ATGAAGTATATAGCATTGATGAGGTTTTTTTTTAGTTTAAAGGGTTTTGAAAAATATTTTGACATTCAAGACTATTGCCATATCATCCGTAAAGCTGTTTTAGAAAAACATAAAATTCCTACCGGAATTGGTATTGCTCCCACTAAAACACTTGCGAAAATAGCCAATCATATAGCCAAAAAATATCTGGATACATTTCAGGGCGTTTATTTTCTGGATACTCCTCAAAAAATTGAAAAAGCACTTAAATGGCTTCCCATCATTAAAACCATGGATTTTTTAAATAGAAAATACGGAAAAGATAAAATAAGGTTAGGTTCGCAAACTGGAAATCCTACCTATGAAAGAAAAATTATCTCTCCGGGATATGAAAAGTTCCTTAAAAATAATACACTTCCAAAGTCTAATTTTAGATTTCATTAA
- a CDS encoding sensor histidine kinase, with translation MKLKLVFCFFSILLGVFAWTQETKFSYQDNIEKLLIAKNSQTIIDFVNVKLKHSKNEKEINLLLCYKMEALMHFELYNDAILLSDKIVNSANNFPEVLLQTFILRELNFEILENFKEASKELDKAEKLLAAHAKLKPKFYIHFLIRKSSLMRLLHKKNYQNLSLQAISYSDSTTYKNHLSSAYLLMGIYYRDNDFNKSLSYYEKAKNQCYLNGDDDGFILLNINASKLFLKKGDLPNTKKYLDIATQHINKTNRNYTKSVLFEKKSDYFFEKKQYDSAYINYRKFKEYDDRYDFSKKKMLLEEREFIIENNRQIALRNQATKNARITSIILLFVVLLLVVLGFLLRKILKINKQIIRQKLTLEQNSEKLEKLLNNRIFLLKEMNHRIKNNLAIILSLVNIQKNDSKDEKNKVRFDALYRRIHTIALAQDLYKYDFEANETRVLDLKKYFIDILQSIIHSNTKKIEYEMQAEDGIMISTADALPSGLILNELLTNSYKHSQNQNNDQLKVFISLKIEQNQIIIEYYDNGTNFEQEIRKDNIGLELIEGMVKQMNGQMERKKFNYKISF, from the coding sequence ATGAAACTAAAATTGGTTTTCTGTTTTTTTAGCATTTTATTGGGTGTTTTTGCGTGGACTCAAGAAACGAAATTTTCTTATCAGGACAACATCGAGAAACTTTTGATTGCCAAAAATTCCCAAACAATAATCGATTTTGTAAATGTTAAACTCAAACACAGTAAAAATGAAAAAGAGATCAACCTGCTGTTGTGCTACAAAATGGAGGCATTGATGCATTTTGAACTTTATAATGATGCGATATTGCTTTCCGATAAAATTGTGAATTCTGCAAATAATTTTCCTGAAGTTCTCCTGCAAACTTTTATTTTGAGGGAATTGAATTTTGAGATTTTGGAAAATTTCAAAGAAGCATCAAAAGAGTTGGATAAAGCCGAAAAATTATTGGCGGCCCACGCGAAACTGAAACCCAAATTTTACATCCATTTTCTGATAAGAAAATCTTCGCTCATGAGGTTGTTGCACAAGAAAAATTATCAAAATTTGTCATTGCAAGCTATTTCCTACAGCGATTCCACTACTTATAAAAATCACCTTTCTTCTGCTTATTTATTAATGGGTATTTATTACAGGGATAATGATTTCAATAAAAGTTTATCTTATTATGAGAAAGCAAAAAATCAATGTTACCTCAATGGTGATGACGATGGCTTTATCTTACTCAATATAAATGCCTCAAAACTTTTTCTGAAAAAAGGAGATTTGCCTAATACAAAAAAATATTTGGATATTGCTACTCAGCATATTAATAAAACCAACCGCAATTATACCAAAAGCGTATTATTCGAAAAAAAGTCTGATTATTTTTTTGAAAAAAAACAATATGATTCTGCCTACATAAATTACAGAAAATTTAAAGAGTATGATGATCGTTATGATTTTAGCAAGAAAAAAATGTTGCTGGAAGAAAGGGAATTCATTATTGAAAACAACAGGCAAATAGCATTGCGCAACCAAGCTACAAAAAATGCCAGAATTACCTCGATAATATTATTATTTGTAGTCCTGCTTTTGGTTGTCCTCGGGTTTTTATTGAGGAAAATTTTAAAAATTAATAAACAAATTATCCGTCAAAAATTAACATTAGAACAAAATTCAGAAAAATTAGAAAAATTATTAAACAACCGGATTTTCCTATTAAAGGAAATGAATCATCGCATCAAAAACAATTTAGCGATTATACTAAGTCTTGTCAACATCCAGAAAAATGATAGCAAAGACGAAAAAAACAAAGTTAGATTTGATGCTTTGTATCGCAGGATCCACACGATTGCTTTAGCGCAAGATTTATATAAATATGATTTTGAAGCCAACGAAACCCGAGTGTTGGATTTGAAAAAATATTTCATTGATATTTTGCAATCGATCATCCATTCCAATACAAAAAAAATTGAGTACGAAATGCAGGCAGAAGATGGCATTATGATTTCTACAGCCGATGCGCTTCCTTCCGGATTGATTTTGAACGAACTTCTTACTAACTCCTACAAACATTCTCAAAACCAAAATAATGATCAGCTCAAAGTTTTTATTTCTCTAAAAATAGAACAAAACCAAATTATTATAGAATATTATGATAACGGGACTAATTTTGAACAAGAAATTAGAAAAGACAACATTGGTTTAGAATTGATTGAGGGTATGGTAAAACAAATGAACGGACAAATGGAACGCAAAAAATTTAACTACAAAATAAGCTTTTGA
- a CDS encoding response regulator transcription factor, translated as MVEKYKILIVEDELIIAHNMKSILCAEYDCVGVATTYEEAVDFLKNPSEHPHLLIIDITLKGKKTGLDLAEFVIENYQIPFIFLTAHTDKDTIEKIITINPVAYLAKPILEVSLVTTVALALKNRTEKISFNIGLQEFKIEKKNILYAETDHVYVNLYLKNNEKLLLRTSLQNLLEQLPVNVLQRINKSQAINPSSITRKTSSEIFSEFGNFKFSKAYFS; from the coding sequence ATGGTAGAAAAATACAAAATCTTAATCGTTGAAGACGAATTAATCATTGCACACAATATGAAAAGCATTTTATGTGCTGAGTACGATTGTGTAGGTGTTGCCACAACTTATGAAGAAGCTGTTGATTTTCTGAAAAATCCTTCGGAGCATCCGCATTTGCTGATTATCGACATTACGCTGAAAGGCAAAAAAACAGGATTGGATCTGGCAGAATTTGTGATTGAAAACTACCAAATACCATTTATTTTCCTTACGGCTCATACCGATAAAGATACTATTGAAAAAATCATTACAATCAATCCGGTGGCTTATTTGGCAAAACCAATTTTGGAAGTCAGTTTGGTTACCACCGTTGCCTTAGCTTTAAAAAACCGGACTGAAAAAATATCTTTTAACATCGGCTTGCAGGAATTTAAAATTGAGAAAAAAAACATACTGTACGCTGAAACCGACCATGTGTATGTGAATCTTTATCTTAAAAATAATGAAAAGCTCTTACTGAGAACCTCTTTGCAAAATCTTTTAGAGCAATTACCCGTCAATGTTTTGCAACGCATTAATAAATCCCAAGCTATTAATCCTTCCTCCATTACTAGGAAAACAAGCTCCGAGATATTCTCAGAATTTGGGAATTTCAAATTTTCCAAAGCTTATTTTTCATAA
- a CDS encoding lipase family protein yields the protein MKRIYNDFDQNTVMLLAQASYNAYPNSSDRPNQLEGYESICWFYGYDFRNKLAEEKMVAVYKKNNTNDYLFAFRGTDSICDMIDDFEFMEKKSFPFFSKRSIYDAQIASGFCHIYTNRLSIRRNQSLQQTLFDFLVETTPKNILITGHSLGAAMAEIFTIDLCNALKYGLNLNIETITHYNFACPRVGDDNFSNAYINYCIEEKKCNIIRFVNYYDYIPCFTPQFFSYKHVTDYYLFNFFVNVNDKCELENALAQHSIASYQNVLNAILIQNKTSGRVVINSFETDTLNNLYQALVLYFLVPQQELKECDGNACYIL from the coding sequence ATGAAAAGAATTTATAATGATTTCGACCAAAATACGGTTATGCTTCTTGCGCAAGCATCTTACAATGCATATCCTAATTCATCGGATAGACCAAATCAATTAGAAGGCTACGAAAGCATTTGTTGGTTTTATGGTTATGATTTTAGAAATAAATTGGCTGAAGAAAAAATGGTTGCTGTCTATAAAAAAAATAACACCAATGATTATTTGTTTGCTTTTAGAGGAACTGACTCTATATGTGATATGATTGATGATTTCGAATTTATGGAAAAAAAATCCTTTCCATTTTTCTCTAAAAGATCAATTTACGATGCCCAAATTGCATCCGGATTTTGTCATATTTACACTAATAGACTTTCAATTAGAAGAAACCAAAGTTTGCAACAAACTTTATTTGATTTTTTAGTCGAAACCACCCCCAAAAATATTTTAATTACCGGACATAGTTTGGGAGCTGCAATGGCAGAAATTTTCACCATTGATTTATGTAATGCTTTAAAGTATGGTTTAAATCTAAACATTGAAACAATTACACATTATAACTTTGCTTGCCCAAGAGTAGGTGATGATAATTTTTCTAATGCATACATTAACTATTGTATCGAAGAAAAAAAATGTAATATCATAAGGTTTGTCAATTATTATGATTATATACCGTGTTTTACACCGCAATTTTTTTCTTATAAGCATGTTACTGACTATTATCTATTTAATTTTTTTGTAAATGTAAATGATAAATGCGAACTTGAAAATGCATTAGCACAACATAGTATAGCCAGTTATCAAAATGTTCTAAATGCAATTCTTATTCAAAATAAAACTTCGGGAAGAGTAGTTATTAATAGTTTTGAAACAGATACTCTTAATAATCTTTATCAAGCTTTAGTGTTATATTTTTTAGTTCCGCAACAAGAACTAAAAGAATGTGATGGCAATGCATGTTATATTTTATAA
- a CDS encoding T9SS type A sorting domain-containing protein, with translation MKTKLFLFLLLVSTKFFSQQFDWENIQLTPPFDDLIWGTSFSQTVSGVTATATTSSGNIYADNSHGFGGASGKFVFTLEDNTSLTISFSSPVNITSIYIVNLQGNQLGTVTVTPTGGNNSIVTHVETNNGFNYTMNWEGITSFKVENSNGLSKEAIDTIQFTASSLGVNDNVKSVSKIYPNPTKDIINFSEESNAEVYDTSGKKLASFNNVKSADLSKYAKGVYIIIFTDKDGKEISRNKVIKN, from the coding sequence ATGAAAACAAAACTATTTTTATTTTTGCTATTAGTATCTACAAAGTTTTTTTCCCAGCAATTTGATTGGGAAAATATTCAACTAACGCCCCCTTTTGATGATTTAATTTGGGGTACAAGTTTTTCTCAAACAGTTAGTGGTGTAACTGCAACTGCAACCACATCTTCTGGTAATATTTATGCAGATAATAGTCACGGTTTTGGAGGAGCTTCTGGAAAATTTGTTTTTACTCTTGAAGATAATACCTCACTCACAATAAGTTTTAGTAGTCCTGTTAATATAACTTCAATATATATTGTGAACTTGCAAGGAAATCAACTTGGTACAGTAACTGTAACGCCTACAGGTGGAAATAATAGTATTGTAACTCACGTAGAAACAAACAATGGTTTTAATTATACTATGAACTGGGAGGGTATAACATCCTTTAAAGTAGAAAACAGCAACGGTCTTTCAAAAGAAGCTATAGATACTATTCAATTTACCGCTTCAAGTTTAGGTGTAAATGATAATGTTAAATCTGTGTCTAAGATTTACCCCAATCCCACCAAGGATATAATAAACTTTTCTGAGGAATCTAATGCCGAAGTTTATGACACAAGCGGTAAAAAGTTGGCAAGTTTTAATAATGTAAAATCTGCAGATCTTTCCAAGTATGCAAAGGGAGTTTATATCATCATATTTACCGACAAAGACGGCAAAGAAATCTCCCGTAACAAAGTTATAAAGAACTAA
- the rplK gene encoding 50S ribosomal protein L11 — MAKKVFKMVKLQVKGGAANPSPPVGPALGSAGVNIMEFCKQFNGRTQDKPGQVLPVVITVYEDKSFEFVIKTPPAAIQLLDAAKLKGGSGEPNRNKVGAVSWDQIKKIAEDKMADLNCFTLDSAMTMVAGTARSMGIRVTGQKPTNA; from the coding sequence ATGGCTAAAAAAGTCTTTAAAATGGTAAAACTTCAGGTGAAGGGTGGCGCTGCTAACCCGTCTCCGCCAGTAGGTCCTGCATTAGGTTCTGCCGGTGTGAACATTATGGAGTTTTGTAAGCAATTTAACGGAAGAACTCAGGACAAGCCGGGACAAGTTTTACCTGTAGTAATTACAGTGTACGAAGACAAATCTTTTGAATTCGTAATTAAAACGCCTCCTGCTGCTATCCAACTTCTGGATGCTGCTAAGTTAAAAGGTGGTTCTGGTGAGCCAAACCGTAACAAAGTAGGCGCTGTATCTTGGGATCAGATTAAAAAAATTGCTGAAGATAAAATGGCAGACCTTAACTGCTTTACTTTAGATTCGGCAATGACGATGGTTGCAGGTACTGCAAGATCAATGGGTATCCGTGTAACCGGGCAAAAACCAACTAACGCTTAA
- the rplA gene encoding 50S ribosomal protein L1, translating to MAKLTKKQKEALSKVEKNKIYNLDEASALVKEVNFAKFDASVDIAVRLGVDPRKANQMVRGVVSLPHGTGKDVKVLALVTPDKEAEAKEAGADYVGLDEYLQKIKEGWTDVDVIVTMPAVMGKLGPLGRVLGPRGLMPNPKSGTVTMEIGKAVSEVKSGKIDFKVDKYGIIHAGIGKVSFDAAKLKENAQELISTLIKLKPTAAKGTYVKSIYLSSTMSPGIAIDTKSVN from the coding sequence ATGGCAAAATTGACGAAGAAACAAAAAGAAGCTTTAAGCAAAGTAGAAAAAAACAAAATTTATAATCTTGACGAAGCATCTGCTTTAGTGAAAGAAGTAAATTTCGCAAAGTTTGACGCGTCTGTAGATATCGCTGTTAGACTAGGTGTAGATCCAAGAAAAGCAAACCAAATGGTAAGAGGTGTAGTATCTCTTCCTCACGGAACTGGTAAGGACGTTAAAGTTCTTGCTCTTGTAACGCCGGATAAAGAAGCAGAAGCTAAAGAAGCTGGTGCTGATTATGTTGGTCTTGATGAGTATTTACAAAAAATCAAAGAAGGTTGGACAGATGTTGACGTTATCGTAACAATGCCAGCTGTAATGGGTAAATTAGGACCATTGGGTAGAGTGTTAGGACCAAGAGGTCTTATGCCAAACCCTAAATCAGGTACTGTAACGATGGAAATCGGAAAAGCAGTTTCTGAAGTGAAGTCTGGTAAAATCGATTTCAAAGTAGATAAATATGGTATCATCCACGCTGGTATCGGTAAAGTGTCTTTCGATGCTGCTAAACTTAAAGAAAATGCTCAGGAATTAATCTCGACATTAATCAAGTTGAAGCCGACTGCTGCAAAAGGTACTTATGTGAAGTCTATCTATTTGTCTTCTACAATGAGCCCTGGAATTGCAATTGATACTAAATCTGTTAACTAA
- the rplJ gene encoding 50S ribosomal protein L10: protein MTKDQKVVAIQEIKDLLQDAKVVYVADLEGLNAGKSSDFRRQAFKQNIKVKVVKNTLLQKAMEQIEGVDYSEMFQSFKGNSAIMIAETANAPAKLIKDFRKKEEKPALKSAFVQETFYVGDNNLDTLVNIKSREEMIGEIIGLLQSPIQRVVSALQNKSEASGEATTEEVATPAEEETPATETPEAAAEGEAPAAE from the coding sequence ATGACAAAAGACCAAAAAGTTGTAGCGATACAAGAGATCAAAGATTTGCTTCAGGATGCAAAAGTAGTTTATGTAGCAGATCTAGAAGGTTTGAACGCTGGAAAATCTTCTGATTTCAGAAGACAGGCTTTCAAGCAAAATATTAAAGTGAAAGTTGTAAAAAATACACTTTTGCAAAAAGCAATGGAACAAATTGAAGGTGTAGATTACTCTGAGATGTTCCAGTCTTTCAAAGGTAACTCTGCGATTATGATTGCTGAAACGGCTAACGCTCCGGCAAAATTAATCAAGGATTTCAGAAAGAAAGAAGAGAAGCCGGCACTTAAGTCAGCTTTCGTTCAAGAGACATTCTACGTTGGAGATAACAACCTTGATACTTTAGTTAATATCAAGTCTAGAGAAGAAATGATCGGTGAAATCATCGGATTGCTTCAGTCTCCAATCCAAAGAGTTGTTTCTGCTCTTCAAAACAAATCTGAAGCTTCTGGAGAAGCGACGACTGAAGAAGTTGCAACTCCTGCTGAAGAAGAAACTCCAGCTACTGAAACTCCAGAAGCTGCTGCAGAAGGAGAAGCTCCAGCTGCTGAATAA
- the rplL gene encoding 50S ribosomal protein L7/L12 has translation MSDLKNLAETLVNLTVKDVNELAAILKDEYGIEPAAAAVVVAAGGAGEAAEEKTEFDVILKSAGASKLAIVKLVKDLTGAGLKEAKDIVDGAPAPIKQGVSKDEAEALKKQLEEAGAEVELK, from the coding sequence ATGTCAGATTTAAAAAATTTAGCTGAAACGCTAGTAAACTTAACAGTAAAAGACGTAAACGAATTAGCTGCTATCCTTAAGGATGAGTACGGAATTGAGCCAGCTGCTGCTGCAGTAGTAGTTGCTGCAGGTGGTGCAGGTGAAGCTGCTGAAGAAAAGACTGAATTCGACGTAATTCTTAAGTCTGCAGGTGCTTCTAAATTGGCTATCGTTAAATTGGTAAAAGATTTAACTGGTGCTGGTCTTAAAGAAGCTAAAGATATCGTAGATGGTGCTCCTGCTCCAATTAAGCAAGGTGTATCTAAAGATGAAGCAGAAGCTTTGAAAAAACAATTAGAAGAAGCTGGTGCTGAAGTAGAATTGAAGTAA